Proteins found in one Campylobacter concisus genomic segment:
- a CDS encoding DUF6394 family protein: MNWGKVIYIFFALMSLTTTAEFLYDKNEIALFVAASINLVSTLLKIGVKNLLSAELFASSLVADLHLIPAFVILQVSENITLSYSLAIGAVIANIFSLALVLIESSKAQEEF, from the coding sequence ATGAACTGGGGAAAAGTTATCTACATATTTTTTGCATTGATGAGTCTTACGACTACGGCAGAATTTTTATATGATAAAAACGAGATTGCACTCTTTGTGGCGGCTAGTATAAATTTGGTTTCAACGCTACTTAAGATCGGTGTTAAAAATTTACTCTCTGCTGAGCTTTTTGCAAGCTCGCTGGTTGCTGATTTACACCTTATACCAGCTTTTGTTATTTTGCAAGTCTCTGAAAATATAACACTTAGCTATTCACTAGCTATTGGCGCAGTCATTGCAAATATATTTTCACTAGCCTTGGTTTTAATAGAATCAAGTAAAGCTCAAGAAGAATTTTAG
- the leuS gene encoding leucine--tRNA ligase, translating into MAEKRKYEPLKIEKKWQEIWDKNEEFEPKDDLSLPKKYILSMFPYPSGRIHMGHVRNYSIGDALARSYRKNGYNVLHPIGFDSFGMPAENAAIKHKIHPKIWTYENIDYMKKELASLGFSFSKKRILATSDPLYTKWEQSFFIKMFEKGLVYRKNAIINWCEYDQTVLANEQVEDGKCWRCGNDVVQKELPGYYFNITKYASELLDDLKLLEGKWPNQVITMQENWIGRSYGLEFKFYLDEASKEALGGKFDGFEVFTTRADTIYGVSYTALAPEHPIVKALLVSDKIDESKKTKIKTILNQSPRERQASEKDGEFLGIYVVHPLTNEKIPVWVANFILADYGSGAIMAVPAHDQRDYEFASKFNLPIKSVVKPLDGESDGSKAYSEYGISINSELINGLASEEAKNFIIEKFEKDGLGKRITNYKLRDWGISRQRYWGAPIPVVHCKCCGVVPEKEENLPIALPEDVEITGEGNPLDKHPTWKFTKCPKCSKDAIRETDTMDTFVESSWYFARFASDEKSWEQKALDEKSVNYWMNVDQYIGGIEHAILHLLYARFFQKVLRDLGYLRDDEPFENLLTQGMVLKDGKKMSKSKGNVVDPDDIINRYGADTARLFILFAAPPQKELEWNDSAVEGAFRFLNRLWEKAQTIKKIDKLPEIDHESLNKDEKFARLKIYEALKKSTEVFGDTFAFNTLIAACMEALNAINAQDNDDVNAEGFFIILNLLEPIVPHIANELSEELFGRKNFTKIAVKEEVFVKDSIALAVTVNGKKRAEFEVAASESEGEILKLAKQNVAKWLEGKEILKEIYIKGKLVNFVIKG; encoded by the coding sequence ATGGCTGAAAAGAGAAAATATGAGCCTTTAAAGATAGAAAAAAAATGGCAAGAAATTTGGGATAAAAATGAAGAATTTGAACCAAAAGACGATCTAAGCTTGCCGAAAAAATATATCCTAAGCATGTTTCCATATCCAAGTGGACGCATACATATGGGGCATGTAAGAAACTACTCTATCGGCGATGCGCTGGCTAGGTCATATAGAAAAAACGGCTACAACGTGCTTCATCCTATTGGCTTTGACAGCTTTGGCATGCCAGCTGAAAACGCAGCCATAAAACATAAAATTCACCCTAAAATTTGGACTTATGAAAATATCGACTATATGAAAAAAGAGCTAGCAAGCCTTGGCTTTTCATTTTCTAAAAAGAGAATTTTAGCTACATCTGACCCACTTTACACAAAGTGGGAGCAAAGCTTTTTTATAAAGATGTTTGAAAAAGGGCTTGTTTATAGAAAAAATGCAATTATAAATTGGTGTGAATACGATCAAACTGTGCTTGCAAACGAGCAGGTGGAGGATGGCAAATGCTGGAGATGCGGTAATGATGTTGTACAAAAAGAGCTTCCTGGATATTACTTTAACATCACAAAATACGCTAGCGAGCTACTTGACGATTTGAAGCTTCTTGAAGGCAAATGGCCAAATCAAGTAATTACAATGCAAGAAAACTGGATTGGCAGAAGCTACGGCTTGGAGTTTAAATTTTATCTTGATGAAGCTTCAAAAGAGGCTTTAGGTGGTAAATTTGATGGCTTTGAGGTGTTTACTACAAGAGCTGATACGATTTATGGCGTTAGCTACACAGCTCTTGCGCCTGAGCATCCTATTGTAAAAGCATTGCTTGTGAGTGATAAAATCGATGAAAGCAAAAAGACAAAGATAAAAACAATCCTAAATCAAAGCCCAAGAGAGCGTCAAGCGAGCGAAAAAGACGGAGAATTTTTAGGAATTTATGTCGTTCATCCGCTTACTAATGAAAAAATCCCAGTTTGGGTTGCAAATTTTATCTTAGCTGACTACGGCAGTGGTGCTATCATGGCTGTCCCTGCGCACGATCAAAGAGATTACGAGTTTGCAAGTAAATTTAATCTTCCTATAAAGTCAGTAGTAAAGCCGCTTGATGGCGAGAGTGACGGTTCTAAAGCATACTCTGAGTACGGAATTTCTATAAATTCTGAGCTTATAAATGGGCTTGCTTCAGAAGAAGCTAAAAATTTCATAATAGAAAAATTTGAAAAAGATGGTTTAGGCAAAAGGATCACAAACTACAAACTAAGAGACTGGGGAATTTCTCGTCAAAGATACTGGGGTGCGCCAATACCTGTCGTGCACTGCAAATGCTGCGGCGTAGTGCCTGAAAAAGAGGAAAATTTACCTATCGCGCTACCTGAAGATGTCGAGATCACAGGCGAGGGCAATCCTTTAGATAAACACCCAACTTGGAAATTTACAAAGTGTCCAAAATGCAGTAAAGATGCGATTAGAGAGACTGATACGATGGATACGTTTGTGGAGAGTAGCTGGTATTTTGCTAGATTTGCAAGCGATGAAAAGAGTTGGGAGCAAAAAGCGCTTGACGAGAAAAGCGTGAATTATTGGATGAACGTAGATCAGTACATCGGCGGTATCGAGCATGCGATCTTACACCTTTTATACGCTAGATTTTTCCAAAAGGTCTTAAGAGACCTTGGCTATCTAAGAGACGATGAGCCATTTGAAAATTTACTAACACAAGGCATGGTCTTAAAAGATGGCAAAAAGATGAGTAAAAGCAAGGGCAACGTCGTAGATCCTGATGATATCATAAATAGATACGGCGCCGATACGGCAAGGCTATTTATCCTTTTTGCTGCTCCTCCTCAAAAAGAGCTTGAGTGGAACGACAGCGCAGTTGAGGGTGCATTTAGGTTTTTAAATAGGCTTTGGGAGAAGGCGCAAACTATCAAAAAGATAGATAAACTACCTGAGATAGATCACGAAAGCTTAAATAAAGATGAGAAATTTGCAAGGCTAAAAATTTATGAAGCGCTTAAAAAATCAACCGAGGTTTTTGGCGATACATTTGCTTTTAACACTTTAATCGCTGCTTGTATGGAGGCACTAAACGCTATAAATGCGCAAGATAATGACGATGTAAATGCTGAGGGCTTTTTCATCATCTTAAATTTACTAGAGCCTATCGTGCCGCATATCGCAAATGAGCTTAGTGAAGAGCTTTTTGGTAGAAAAAATTTCACAAAGATAGCCGTAAAAGAAGAGGTTTTTGTAAAAGATAGCATCGCTCTTGCAGTTACAGTAAATGGTAAAAAAAGAGCCGAGTTTGAAGTGGCAGCGAGCGAGAGTGAGGGTGAAATTTTAAAGCTAGCTAAGCAAAATGTGGCTAAATGGCTTGAGGGAAAAGAAATTTTAAAAGAGATTTATATAAAAGGCAAATTAGTAAATTTTGTCATTAAAGGATAA
- the lptE gene encoding LPS assembly lipoprotein LptE: protein MRYFLAFFIAFFICGCGYKPVSKITHDLVGDKIYVDVIISKEEPKNSVWIKDAVKEGMVARLNKDLSSKESADTSIIISVKDLNYEAIIYDEFGYITSYKAHLSLNYKTKFKDGSVVDIPATGEYDFSVARRQKDVRFADSVLSDTQKYEAIKEASKEAFDEYIASLAVKGYRNGSSNR from the coding sequence TTGAGATATTTTTTAGCGTTTTTTATTGCGTTTTTTATCTGCGGGTGTGGGTATAAACCAGTTTCAAAGATCACACATGATCTAGTGGGCGATAAAATTTACGTTGATGTGATTATTAGTAAAGAAGAGCCGAAAAATAGTGTTTGGATAAAGGATGCTGTAAAAGAGGGCATGGTCGCAAGGCTAAATAAAGATTTATCAAGTAAAGAGAGTGCTGATACTTCGATAATTATTTCGGTAAAAGATTTAAATTACGAAGCAATTATTTATGATGAGTTTGGCTACATTACGTCATATAAAGCACATTTAAGCTTAAATTATAAGACTAAATTTAAAGATGGTAGCGTGGTTGATATTCCAGCCACTGGCGAGTATGACTTTAGTGTCGCAAGACGTCAAAAAGATGTAAGATTTGCTGATAGCGTTCTTAGTGATACTCAAAAATACGAAGCTATCAAAGAGGCATCAAAAGAGGCCTTTGATGAGTATATCGCAAGTTTAGCGGTAAAAGGATATAGAAATGGCAGCAGTAACCGTTAG
- a CDS encoding GGDEF domain-containing protein produces MAAVTVSQIVKEALNEIKDRHLMLTPENYTEVYNEISKKYGFTTEESKRIEKYISRLGDEYKNQALSLHIKTVDEFVAFMTARLSRGAQQGAGLATDDKKLQSLNAFARRILQAISMLHNKDAKSLAEQSMQLLARRYDEKNLEEMCLRWFDFVSSYDTEFLEFLKYYGVRNFDDLKTMSSELEKFLTQKDEDGEEDVLIQLLSLTLEPSITKDLDEELSTIRSTLKQSPKTLNSKEFQEKVKAFVDRRIEEDRTEIIEKVGSLNNVLQNISERISDIAVSSQSSSDKVKSIKNDLKNVNLNTNSIDQVRSMLIEIAGALEIESKELGIEMHNRQATILELQNRVNSLEKELEEAKLESKEDFLTKVSTKRALMNEIQRIEEAYKRYGTDYSICFVDIDFFKSINDTYGHEAGDVILSAVAQVLKKNARKVDFVGRYGGEEFVILLPSTGLKDSVKFGDKLRSMIENFKFIYKNERIKVTISSGIATRSANLSETMTLEAADKMLYLSKENGRNQVMPKIIEEK; encoded by the coding sequence ATGGCAGCAGTAACCGTTAGTCAAATAGTCAAGGAAGCCTTAAATGAGATCAAAGATCGTCATTTGATGCTAACGCCAGAGAATTACACTGAAGTCTATAATGAAATTTCTAAAAAATATGGCTTTACCACAGAAGAGAGTAAAAGGATAGAAAAATATATCTCAAGGCTTGGTGATGAATATAAAAATCAAGCCCTAAGCCTTCATATAAAGACGGTTGATGAGTTTGTCGCTTTTATGACTGCCAGGCTCTCTAGAGGTGCTCAACAGGGAGCAGGACTTGCAACTGATGATAAAAAACTACAATCACTAAACGCATTTGCTAGAAGAATTCTCCAAGCTATCTCAATGCTTCACAATAAAGATGCAAAAAGCTTAGCAGAGCAAAGTATGCAACTGCTTGCCAGAAGATATGATGAGAAAAATCTTGAAGAAATGTGCCTTAGATGGTTTGACTTTGTTAGTTCTTACGACACTGAATTTTTAGAATTTTTGAAATATTATGGTGTTAGAAATTTTGATGATTTAAAGACAATGAGTTCTGAACTTGAGAAATTTCTTACACAAAAAGATGAAGATGGCGAAGAGGATGTTTTGATTCAGCTTTTAAGCCTTACTCTTGAGCCTTCTATTACAAAGGATCTTGATGAAGAGCTTAGCACGATAAGAAGTACTTTGAAGCAAAGTCCTAAAACCTTAAATAGCAAAGAATTTCAAGAAAAGGTAAAGGCATTTGTTGATCGCAGAATAGAAGAAGATAGAACAGAAATCATAGAAAAAGTTGGTTCGCTAAATAATGTCTTGCAAAATATAAGCGAGAGAATTTCTGATATCGCTGTTAGCTCGCAAAGTAGTTCTGATAAAGTAAAAAGCATTAAAAATGATCTTAAAAATGTAAATTTAAATACAAACAGTATTGATCAAGTAAGAAGCATGCTTATTGAGATCGCTGGTGCTTTGGAGATCGAGAGCAAAGAGCTTGGTATCGAGATGCACAATAGGCAAGCTACTATTTTAGAGCTTCAAAACAGAGTGAATAGTCTTGAAAAAGAGCTTGAAGAAGCTAAGTTGGAGAGCAAAGAGGACTTTTTGACAAAAGTATCTACTAAGCGTGCTTTGATGAATGAGATTCAACGCATTGAAGAAGCGTATAAACGTTATGGGACTGATTACTCTATATGTTTTGTTGATATTGACTTTTTCAAAAGCATAAACGATACTTATGGGCATGAGGCTGGAGATGTTATTCTTTCAGCAGTGGCTCAAGTGCTTAAGAAAAATGCTAGAAAGGTTGATTTTGTTGGTAGATATGGCGGTGAAGAATTTGTAATCTTGCTTCCAAGCACTGGCTTAAAAGATAGTGTTAAATTTGGGGATAAGCTAAGAAGTATGATAGAAAATTTCAAATTTATCTATAAAAATGAGCGTATCAAGGTTACTATAAGCTCCGGTATAGCGACAAGAAGTGCAAATTTAAGCGAGACGATGACGCTTGAGGCTGCTGATAAGATGCTTTATCTCTCAAAAGAGAATGGTAGAAATCAAGTAATGCCAAAGATAATCGAGGAAAAATGA
- a CDS encoding Mur ligase family protein, translating to MSLAKFLDGKPLYYKEIDYGRIIRAYATIKEHIKPFKIIHIIGTNGKGSTGRFLAQILSQNGAKVGHYTSPHIFKFNERFWLNGEVASDEILEAAHERLQGLLSDEYKIKTSYFEYMTLLSAVLFEGCDYFVCEAGMGGVLDATNVFEKELSIFTPIGLDHTAVLGDSLEEISRTKFEAMGKRAILNDEMNDTSIAIAKEIASEKGSTLSFPREILTKENLNEIANYANKFNLPEFLRSNLTLAYAAAKILDSSIDIKKLGALTLRGRCEKIASNLYVDVGHNELGAKAVAKKFSQGEFVGKKLTLVYNSFLDKDFKAVLAALKPVVEDVLLYHYHCEGRELGGELINKALNELKISHREFESSDMNDIKEAKNGKIYLAFGSFHLAEAFLKEYYASKGL from the coding sequence ATGAGCCTAGCTAAATTTCTTGATGGCAAACCACTTTACTACAAAGAGATTGATTATGGCAGAATTATTAGAGCGTATGCGACTATAAAAGAGCACATAAAGCCATTTAAAATTATTCACATAATAGGCACAAATGGCAAAGGCAGTACTGGTCGCTTTTTAGCGCAAATTTTAAGCCAAAATGGTGCAAAAGTAGGGCATTATACGAGCCCACATATATTTAAATTTAATGAGCGATTTTGGCTAAATGGTGAGGTTGCTAGTGATGAAATTTTAGAAGCAGCTCACGAGCGTTTGCAAGGACTTCTAAGCGATGAATACAAGATAAAAACAAGCTATTTTGAGTATATGACGCTACTTTCTGCTGTGCTTTTTGAGGGTTGCGACTACTTTGTCTGCGAGGCCGGCATGGGTGGTGTGCTTGATGCGACAAATGTCTTTGAAAAAGAGTTAAGCATTTTTACGCCTATTGGGCTTGATCACACGGCAGTTCTTGGGGATAGTTTGGAAGAAATCTCACGTACGAAATTTGAGGCTATGGGCAAAAGAGCTATTTTAAATGACGAAATGAACGATACAAGTATCGCTATCGCAAAAGAGATCGCAAGTGAAAAAGGCTCCACTTTAAGCTTCCCAAGAGAAATTTTAACCAAAGAAAATTTAAACGAGATCGCAAACTATGCAAATAAATTTAATCTGCCAGAGTTTTTACGATCAAATTTAACTCTAGCCTACGCTGCGGCTAAAATTTTAGATAGCAGCATAGATATCAAAAAGCTGGGTGCTCTTACGCTTCGAGGCAGATGCGAAAAGATCGCTTCAAATTTATACGTTGATGTCGGTCACAACGAGCTTGGCGCAAAGGCTGTTGCTAAGAAATTTAGCCAAGGTGAGTTTGTTGGCAAGAAGCTTACCTTGGTATATAATTCGTTCTTGGATAAAGATTTCAAAGCGGTTTTGGCAGCTTTAAAGCCAGTCGTTGAGGATGTGCTGCTTTATCACTATCACTGCGAGGGTAGGGAGCTTGGCGGAGAGCTCATAAATAAAGCGTTAAACGAGCTTAAAATTTCGCATAGAGAGTTTGAGTCAAGCGATATGAACGATATAAAAGAGGCAAAAAACGGCAAAATTTACCTAGCATTTGGCTCGTTTCACTTAGCCGAAGCCTTTTTAAAAGAGTACTATGCAAGCAAAGGTCTATGA
- the mfd gene encoding transcription-repair coupling factor — translation MQAKVYEYLLTHVPQILICEDDKEAALCADTASFTGFNAFKLPDFRAKKGDDLRSFNEELFEISSVLSKYYKFDGKKIIISPFSTLLNPLPTQKNLESSTIKLKDNLNLNEFADLLIRFGYECVDIVESVGEFSIRGEVIDIYGVNMDDPVRILLFGDEVESIRNYNTATQISNKAELSEAEIVPFIANLSKDEFEKVSQKIEDMQSDALVSDLNSLGFWAIDSFSDYLKEFDSKLVKKIDFEIYDVPEDKFKGIEILPEPKVYKDLEVTLNFDFFELNKSKSITVLSRNEGLFKGYELDGFTNVKLEISPLVVNLTSSDKIVVSLNKFEKKRRVKRSSLVVDELKVNDYVVHEDYGIGRFLGLEKIKVLGATKEFVVIAYQNDDKLLLPVEHLNLIDRYIAQNGSMAVLDRLGKANFAKIKEKVREKLFAIASKIVAMAAKRELIAGKILQKEDISYLNFVQDAGFSYTSDQQKAVNDIRDELKSGKVMDRLLSGDVGFGKTEVAMNAIFTCIKSGFSAFFFVPTTLLSSQHYKTLSQRFSKFGIKVFRLDRFSSAKEKSNLQKALKENEPIVCVGTHALLGVKAENLGLIVVDEEHKFGVKQKEQLKEISQHSHILSMSATPIPRSLNMALSKIKTYSILATPPSSRLDVRTSVKEWDEKVVKEAIMRELRRGGQTFYIHNHIADIEQTANELRKILPKLRILILHSKVNAKIAEDEMMKFERGEYDLLLCTSIVESGIHLPNANTIIVENANKFGMADLHQLRGRVGRSDKQAYCYFLVEDKDAISKDALKRLVALEGNSFLGAGSVLAYHDLEIRGGGNIIGEAQSGHIEAIGYSLYLKMLEDEINKLLNQDSEKLDKIDLKLSVSAFLNQEFIREDRLRLEIYRRLSKCKEVSEVYEIQSELEDRFGKIDTFTKQFLDVIIIKILALKAGIKTISNSEQNILITKNDDEKIRLKSRSKDDDDVLAEILVYLRKDKK, via the coding sequence ATGCAAGCAAAGGTCTATGAGTATCTTTTAACGCACGTTCCACAAATTCTCATCTGCGAAGATGATAAGGAGGCGGCACTTTGTGCGGATACGGCCAGTTTTACTGGCTTTAACGCCTTTAAACTACCTGATTTTAGAGCTAAAAAGGGCGATGATCTAAGAAGCTTTAACGAAGAGCTCTTTGAAATTTCATCCGTTCTTAGCAAATACTATAAATTTGATGGCAAAAAGATTATCATAAGCCCATTTAGCACGCTTTTAAACCCACTTCCAACGCAAAAAAACCTAGAAAGCTCAACAATCAAGCTAAAAGACAATCTAAATTTAAACGAATTTGCTGACCTACTCATACGCTTTGGCTACGAGTGCGTCGATATCGTTGAGAGCGTTGGCGAGTTTAGCATACGCGGCGAAGTGATTGACATTTATGGCGTAAATATGGACGATCCTGTTAGGATTTTGCTTTTTGGTGATGAGGTTGAGAGTATAAGAAACTATAACACCGCCACGCAAATTAGCAATAAAGCTGAGCTAAGCGAAGCTGAGATCGTGCCATTTATCGCAAATTTGAGCAAAGATGAGTTTGAAAAAGTTAGCCAAAAGATTGAGGATATGCAAAGTGACGCCTTGGTGAGTGATCTAAATTCGCTTGGATTTTGGGCGATAGATAGCTTTAGTGACTATTTAAAAGAATTTGACTCAAAGCTTGTTAAAAAGATCGATTTTGAAATTTATGATGTGCCTGAAGATAAATTTAAGGGCATTGAAATTTTACCCGAGCCAAAGGTCTATAAAGATCTAGAAGTTACTTTAAATTTTGACTTTTTTGAGCTAAATAAGAGCAAAAGTATAACCGTTCTTTCAAGAAATGAAGGGCTTTTTAAGGGCTATGAGCTTGATGGCTTTACCAACGTAAAGCTTGAAATTTCGCCCCTTGTAGTAAATTTAACCTCAAGCGACAAGATCGTAGTCTCACTTAATAAATTTGAGAAAAAAAGGCGAGTAAAACGCTCAAGCCTCGTGGTGGATGAGCTAAAAGTAAATGACTACGTCGTGCATGAAGATTATGGTATAGGACGTTTTTTGGGCCTTGAAAAGATTAAGGTTTTGGGCGCGACGAAAGAATTTGTGGTTATCGCCTACCAAAATGACGACAAGCTTCTTTTGCCAGTTGAACATCTAAATTTGATAGACCGCTACATCGCTCAAAATGGCTCTATGGCGGTGCTTGATCGTTTGGGTAAGGCAAATTTTGCAAAGATAAAAGAAAAGGTCAGAGAAAAACTCTTCGCGATCGCCTCAAAGATCGTAGCAATGGCTGCAAAAAGGGAGCTAATCGCAGGCAAAATTTTACAAAAAGAGGATATCTCTTATCTAAATTTCGTCCAAGACGCTGGCTTTTCATACACGAGCGACCAGCAAAAGGCGGTAAATGATATAAGGGATGAGCTAAAAAGCGGCAAGGTCATGGATAGGCTGCTTAGCGGAGACGTTGGCTTTGGCAAGACTGAAGTAGCGATGAATGCTATATTTACCTGCATAAAATCAGGCTTTAGCGCGTTTTTCTTTGTGCCAACGACGCTTCTTAGCTCACAGCACTACAAGACGCTAAGCCAAAGATTTAGCAAATTTGGCATAAAGGTCTTTAGGCTGGATCGCTTCTCAAGTGCCAAAGAAAAATCAAACCTACAAAAAGCGCTAAAAGAAAATGAGCCTATAGTTTGCGTGGGTACGCATGCGCTTCTTGGCGTAAAGGCTGAAAATTTAGGGCTTATAGTAGTTGATGAAGAGCATAAATTTGGCGTTAAGCAAAAAGAGCAGCTAAAAGAAATTTCTCAGCACTCGCACATCTTAAGTATGAGTGCCACGCCGATACCAAGAAGCCTAAATATGGCGCTTAGCAAGATAAAAACATATAGTATTTTGGCCACTCCGCCAAGCTCAAGGCTTGATGTGAGAACAAGTGTGAAAGAGTGGGATGAAAAGGTTGTCAAAGAGGCGATCATGCGTGAGCTAAGACGTGGTGGACAGACTTTTTACATTCACAACCACATCGCAGACATAGAGCAAACAGCAAATGAGCTAAGAAAAATTTTGCCAAAGCTTAGGATTTTGATACTTCACTCAAAGGTAAATGCAAAAATAGCTGAAGATGAGATGATGAAATTTGAGCGGGGTGAGTATGACTTGCTGCTTTGCACCAGCATCGTTGAAAGCGGCATCCACTTGCCAAATGCAAATACCATAATCGTAGAAAATGCTAATAAATTTGGCATGGCTGACCTGCATCAGCTCCGTGGACGAGTTGGTAGAAGCGACAAGCAGGCTTACTGCTACTTTTTGGTAGAAGATAAAGATGCCATCAGCAAAGACGCGCTAAAACGACTTGTAGCACTTGAAGGCAACTCATTTTTGGGCGCTGGCTCAGTGCTAGCCTATCACGACCTTGAGATAAGAGGTGGGGGCAACATCATCGGAGAGGCACAAAGCGGCCATATCGAGGCTATCGGCTACTCGCTATATCTAAAGATGCTAGAAGATGAGATAAACAAACTTCTTAATCAAGACTCCGAAAAGCTTGACAAGATCGATCTAAAGCTTAGTGTGAGCGCCTTTTTAAATCAAGAATTTATAAGAGAAGATAGACTACGGCTTGAAATTTATAGGCGCCTTAGCAAGTGTAAAGAAGTGAGTGAGGTCTATGAGATACAAAGTGAGCTTGAGGATAGATTTGGCAAGATAGATACGTTTACAAAGCAGTTTTTAGACGTCATCATTATCAAAATTTTAGCTCTAAAAGCTGGCATAAAAACGATCTCAAACAGCGAGCAAAACATACTAATAACAAAGAATGATGATGAAAAGATCAGACTAAAGTCACGTAGCAAGGACGATGACGATGTGTTGGCTGAAATTTTGGTCTATCTAAGAAAGGATAAGAAGTGA
- a CDS encoding ATP-binding protein translates to MIDWGVKYAAIYKSTKGMLKSVEDIDFVDIDSLYGLEKQKEILLKNTLNFIEGKDANHVLLWGERGCGKSSLVRAVFTKFYKERLRIIEIGCEDLKYLGDIIDEIRKSEFKFIIFCDDLSFENGSNEYKFLKPIMDGSIQKPPKNILLYATSNRRHLISEFKSENENSELIDGEIHYSDAAQEKISLSDRFGLWISFYQGNYDEYLKMVDFYFKDYIGDKDELHTLAKNFATLRASRSGRTAKQFYLTFKENLK, encoded by the coding sequence GTGATAGATTGGGGTGTGAAATACGCAGCGATTTATAAAAGTACAAAAGGGATGTTAAAGTCGGTTGAGGATATCGATTTTGTCGATATCGACTCACTTTATGGACTGGAAAAACAAAAAGAAATTTTACTAAAAAATACTCTAAATTTTATAGAAGGTAAGGATGCAAATCACGTGCTTCTTTGGGGCGAGAGAGGATGTGGCAAGTCAAGCCTTGTAAGGGCTGTTTTTACTAAATTTTATAAAGAGAGACTTCGCATCATTGAGATCGGCTGCGAGGATCTAAAATACCTTGGCGACATCATCGATGAGATCAGAAAGAGTGAGTTTAAATTTATCATTTTCTGCGATGATCTAAGCTTTGAAAATGGCAGTAATGAGTATAAATTTCTAAAGCCTATCATGGATGGCTCTATCCAAAAGCCGCCAAAAAATATCCTTTTATACGCCACATCAAACCGTAGACATCTAATAAGCGAGTTTAAAAGTGAGAATGAAAACTCAGAGCTAATTGACGGCGAAATCCACTACAGCGACGCAGCTCAGGAGAAAATTTCTCTATCCGATCGCTTTGGTCTTTGGATCAGCTTTTATCAAGGCAACTACGACGAGTATCTAAAAATGGTTGATTTTTACTTTAAGGATTACATAGGCGACAAAGATGAGCTTCACACACTTGCTAAAAATTTCGCAACGCTAAGAGCCAGCAGAAGTGGCAGGACGGCAAAGCAGTTTTATCTAACTTTTAAAGAAAATTTAAAATGA
- a CDS encoding endonuclease III domain-containing protein, which yields MTSTDLFLTLFNHKSRNFDELKWPGEGTFEVVLGAILVQNTNWKNVEKALNNLKNAGKDSLNGICSLENSELATLIKPSGFYNTKAKRLKTLCLAIKNEFESFENFKENTSREWLISVKGVGAETCDAILAYACGKPYMVVDAYALRIMAYFDYTFESYDEAAEWFSSLDYDKIYKFLDSEKFDETEVLKLYHALILEFCKENFKGKILSQNGQKILSSIKN from the coding sequence ATGACTTCAACCGATCTATTTTTAACCTTATTTAATCACAAAAGCAGAAATTTTGATGAGCTAAAGTGGCCAGGCGAGGGTACTTTTGAGGTTGTTTTGGGTGCTATTTTGGTGCAAAATACCAACTGGAAAAATGTTGAAAAAGCGCTAAATAATCTAAAAAACGCAGGTAAAGATAGCCTAAATGGCATCTGTTCTCTTGAAAACAGTGAACTTGCCACGCTTATAAAGCCAAGTGGCTTTTACAATACAAAGGCAAAACGACTAAAGACGCTTTGTCTAGCTATAAAAAATGAATTCGAGAGCTTTGAAAATTTTAAAGAAAATACCAGCCGTGAGTGGCTCATAAGCGTAAAAGGTGTTGGAGCCGAGACTTGCGACGCGATACTGGCATATGCTTGCGGCAAGCCTTACATGGTCGTTGATGCTTACGCACTTAGGATAATGGCATATTTTGACTATACTTTTGAGAGCTACGATGAGGCAGCTGAGTGGTTTAGCTCGCTTGATTATGATAAAATTTATAAATTTCTTGATAGTGAGAAATTTGACGAAACTGAGGTTTTAAAACTCTATCATGCGCTTATTTTGGAGTTTTGCAAAGAGAATTTCAAAGGTAAAATCTTAAGCCAAAATGGTCAAAAAATATTAAGTAGCATTAAAAATTAA